From a single Nicotiana tomentosiformis chromosome 2, ASM39032v3, whole genome shotgun sequence genomic region:
- the LOC138905904 gene encoding uncharacterized protein, with translation MDPLKYIFQKPMPTGKLAKWQILLTEFDIVYVTRTAMKAQALADHLAENPVDDEYESLNTYFPDEEVNLVEEVVQDDSQIWKLYFDGAVNIKGVGIGTILVSPTGQHYPATARLHFFCTNNTTEYEACIMGLNIAINLNVHELLVMGDSDLLIRQAQGDWETRDIKLIPYRQCVEDLSKRFKSIEFRYIPRFHNELADALATLASMLPYSGNTHIDPLEIQIRDQHGYCNTIEAEPDGEPWYRDIKQFLKTREYPEHANRDQKRTVRRLSNGFFLSGEILYKRTLDLNLLRCVDAKEAEMIMNEVHSGVCGPHMNGYVLAK, from the coding sequence atggatcccctgaagtacatctttcagaagccgatgccaactggcaaattagcaaaatggcaaatcttgctcacagagtttgatattgtttatgtcactcgcactgccatgaaggcacaagctttggctgatcatctggcagaaaacccggttgatgatgagtatgagtctttgaacacatatttcccagatgaagaggttaatttagttgaagaagtagtccaagatgacagtcaaatttggaaactatactttgatggggctgtcaacatCAAAGGCGTAGGGATTGGGACAATTCTGGTATCACCTACTGGGCAACATTACCCTGCCACGGCGCGACTTCATTTTTTCTGTACAAATAACACAAcagaatatgaagcttgcatcatgggtctgaacatagcaataaacctaaatgtgcatgaattgttggtgatgggagattcagatttgcttattcggcaggctcaaggtgattgggagactcgagacatcaagctcattccatatagacaatgtgtggaggatcttagcaaaaggttcaagtccatcgaattcaggtacattcccaggtttcacaatgaattagctgatgccttggccaccctggcctcaatgcttccatattcgggtaatactcacattgacccattagaaattcaaattcgggatcaacatggttattgcaatacaattgaagcagaaccagatggtgaaccatggtatcgtgatattaaacagtttctgaaaacaagagaatatccggaacatgctaatagggatcaaaagagaactgttaggcgactctctaatggtttctttttgagtggggaaatcctatacaaaagaactctggatttgaatttattgagatgtgtggatgccaaagaagctgaaatgattatgaatgaggtgcattcgggagtttgtggtccgcacatgaatggatatgttctagcaaag